The following is a genomic window from Tripterygium wilfordii isolate XIE 37 chromosome 19, ASM1340144v1, whole genome shotgun sequence.
TCCGCCTCACTCTGCGATGATCGAGGAGCACCTCGCACTGCAAAATCAAGATATTCACAATTTGTTGGAAGATAATCAGCGTCTGGCCACAACCCATGTAGCACTGAAACAGGAGTTGGAGACTACCCATCACAAGTTGCAACAGATGGCACACTTTGCTGACTCTTTGCGGGCAGAAACGGATGCCCAAATGAGGGAGTTGTATGATAAATCTGCTCGGTTGGAGATGGATGTTAGAGGGGTCAATTCTATGCGAAGTGAGCTTGCGCATTTTAATAGTGACATTAAGGAACTTACAGAAGGAAGGCAGGAACTCACTGGTAGGGTGCAAATGATGAGCCAAGACTTGGCCCGAGTTACAGCAGATTTGCAGCAGGTGCCGGCTTTGAAGACGGAGATTGAGAATATGAAACTGGAACTGCAGCGTGCAAGGTATAACTTCACGAAAAATTTGTTTTGAGGGGAGCAGAATCTATGACTTTAACTGTATACCTATACCTTTGTTATTTGCTGATTTATGTAGTTTTCTGGTTTGTAGAGCTGCTATTGAGTACGAGAAGAAAGGCTACGCGGAGAATTATCAACATGGTCAGGTGATGGAGAATAAACTGATATCAATGGCTCGGGAATTAGAGAAGCTTCGGGCTGAGATTTCTAATTCTGAGAAGAGGGCGCGAGCTGCCGCAGGTTTTGTGAATCCTGGTACGCACTTCTCTGTGTTATGTCTAATTGTTaattattttaagtttaaacttATTGTTCTCAGATGACCTTTTATTATTGGAAAATGTTGTTGCAATAATGCTTAGGAGTTGAGAGAAGAAGTAGGATAAAAATGGCTGTAAAGATTTTACAAGCTTCCAATTTTTAATCGAGagcaaaacagaaaaagaaagaggaaaagaaacATTGGTGGATTGGAAGATGTCACAACAGCTTCCTTTCCTGTCATTGTAAATCGTGTTGCTTCGTAGTTCTTCAGTCTACTTGTGGGGTTAGACAGGGAGACCAGCCTCTCT
Proteins encoded in this region:
- the LOC119985963 gene encoding protein FLX-like 1, with product MSRRNRGPPLPMKGGRHTGLPAMDEIPYDRIPPHPALLEELRESQFGMGGNRGFPPHSAMIEEHLALQNQDIHNLLEDNQRLATTHVALKQELETTHHKLQQMAHFADSLRAETDAQMRELYDKSARLEMDVRGVNSMRSELAHFNSDIKELTEGRQELTGRVQMMSQDLARVTADLQQVPALKTEIENMKLELQRARAAIEYEKKGYAENYQHGQVMENKLISMARELEKLRAEISNSEKRARAAAGFVNPDAGYGADYGNPEISYARNSYPSGYGLNTVQNNAQSFPPYGAGAGPGPWGAYDMQRARENR